Proteins encoded by one window of Fusarium graminearum PH-1 chromosome 1, whole genome shotgun sequence:
- a CDS encoding S-(hydroxymethyl)glutathione dehydrogenase — translation MSTAGKTITCKAAVAWEAGKPLSIEDIEVAPPKANEVRIQIYYTGVCHTDAYTLSGKDPEGAFPIVLGHEGAGIVESIGEGVTNVKVGDHVVALYTPECKECKFCKSGKTNLCGKIRATQGKGLMPDGTSRFKCKGKDLLHFMGTSTFSQYTVVADISVVAIEHDAPMDRTCLLGCGITTGYGAATITANVQAGDNVAIFGAGCVGLSVVQGAAARKAGKIIVVDVNPSKKEWGEKFGATDFVNPTELGDQSIQDKLIEMTDGGCDYTFDCTGNVGVMRAALEACHKGWGESIVIGVAAAGQEISTRPFQLVTGRVWRGCAFGGVKGRSQLNDLVADYKKGDLKVDEFITHRKTLGEINNAFDTMKQGDCIRAVVDMQKLEPKI, via the exons ATGTCTACTGCTGGCAAG ACTATTACCTGTAAGGCCGCCGTCGCCTGGGAGGCCGGCAAGCCTCTGTCCAttgaggatatcgaggttgCTCCTCCAAAGGCCAACGAGGTCCGAATCCAGATCTACTACACTGGTGTTTGCCACACAG ATGCCTACACACTCTCTGGCAAGGACCCCGAGGGTGCTTTCCCCATTGTCCTTGGACACGAGGGTGCCGGTATTGTCGAGTCCATTGGTGAGGGCGTCACCAACGTCAAGGTTGGTGACCACGTCGTCGCTCTCTA CACCCCCGAATGCAAGGAGTGCAAGTTCTGCAAGTCCGGAAAGACCAACCTTTGCGGTAAGATCCGAGCCACCCAGGGCAAGGGTCTGATGCCCGACGGCACCTCTCGATTCAAGTGCAAGGGCAAGGATCTGCTTCACTTCATGGGCACTTCCACCTTCTCCCAGTACACCGTCGTCGCCGATATCTCCGTCGTTGCCATTGAGCACGACGCTCCCATGGACCGAACCTGTCTGCTCGGCTGCGGTATCACCACCGGTTACGGTGCTGCCACCATCACCGCCAACGTCCAGGCTGGCGACAACGTTGCCATCTTCGGTGCCGGCTGTGTCGGTCTCTCAGTTGTCCAGGGTGCTGCCGCTCGcaaggctggcaagatcatcgTTGTTGACGTCAACCCTTCCAAGAAGGAGTGGGGTGAGAAGTTCGGTGCTACTGACTTCGTGAACCCCACCGAGCTCGGTGACCAGTCCATCCAGGACAAGCTTATCGAGATGACCGACGGTGGTTGTGACTACACCTTTGACTGCACTGGTAATGTTGGTGTCATGCGCGCTGCCCTCGAGGCCTGCCACAAGGGTTGGGGTGAGTCCATCGTTATCGGTGTTGCCGCTGCTGGCCAAGAGATTTCCACACGAC CATTCCAGCTTGTTACTGGCCGAGTGTGGCGAGGATGTGCTTTCGGCGGTGTCAAGGGCCGTTCTCAGCTGAACGATCTCGTTGCCGACTACAAGAAGGGTGACCTCAAGGTTGACGAGTTCATCACCCACCGCAAGACCCTCGGCGAGATTAACAACGCTTTCGACACAATGAAGCAGGGTGACTGCATCCGTGCTGTCGTCGACATGCAAAAGCTCGAGCCTAAGATTTAA